TATGTTACAGtcattgcatgcatgtatgtgcttAATGTTTTTTAAAACTGTTGTCGCTTAATATAAAACTAATTAATAACTGGCTAGTTTTGTTCAGTACGGATTTGATACCAAATAATATACTTTTGTTATTTGATGCTCAGTTCAAGGTACTCTCTCACATCATTGCTGTGATCCTCATTGTTACTGATAGTTGGTATAGGGTCTCTAATTGTGTCATACTGACATTGTGCAGTATTCAGTTGTGATGGTTTGATGTAGCCAGTTGTATCAACATTTTCAGTTGAATATGCATACTCATAAGTAGTTTCTTCACTGCTTTCTGGTAGATCATAATTCTGTAAAACTGCATCACTCTAAAGAACCAGTTCACACATCGTACATGCTCAGTGATATTACTAGTATACTTACTACAGTGAAAACATATTTTGTTGGTTCATTCTGAAAGTGTTCCATTGTACTTTCTAGTTCAGTAAATGATGGACGAGCATTAGAGTCAACCGTCCAGCCTATCATAAGGTTGTATTGTGCATGTTGTATTAATCAAATGATAAACTCACATTTTAGCAGTACAGTGTACATATCTGGTGAACAAGTTTGTGGTTGTTCTAATCTCACTCCTTTATAAATAGCTCCCAGTAGTTCATGAGCTTTTATACCAGGATAAGGTCTAGCACCAAATGTAAGTATCTCCCATACTGTCACTCCTGAAAATATATTATTTATATAATGACTATGAATTGAAGAATAGTTGTATCTGCATCAACCATGTGCATTTGTACATTAGCCATTGTTGTTGACACAACATGTCTTACAGGGAATTTTACAGTTGTTGACTTTCTTATCTAACACAACCTACCATAGGACCACACATCTGACTTGTGAGTGTACATTCTGTTTATAAGAGACTCTGGAGCTAACCATCTTACTGGTACTTTTCCTTTTGCCGATTTAAAAGTTGTTTCTCCAATGTCAAGAATCTTTGTAAGACCAAAATCAGTTATTTTAACATGTTGTGGTCCTTGAACTGTACATACAATTTATATTAACATGCACTACATTATAAACAACACTGTACCTAACACATTTCTGGTAGCTAAATCACGATGAACCATCCTAATGCTCTCTAGATATTTcataccctgtagaaatatttgTATGCATTTATGCACAGTATGAATCATTACATGTTCAACTCCCTTGATATCCAgcccccttgggaccaagatgtgttcagataatcaaaaagcaaagcccattcatttatatagtaCCCTgttgaaatactgtaatagaacatacagctgAGACAAAAATTAATACTCAGTTATTTCCACTGGtcggataaccaagtgttcggataatcaagtgAGCACTATATTAAACTAGTGGTGCTTAAACCATAATTGTGTGAATGTGATCGATTaaagtgtcaatttgtgatATCAATTGTATACCTTGTTCATAGGTTAGAATCATTATTAATAGGCATTTTTAACCCACAACAATTGTTTTGTAAGGTTGCTATGCAATAATTAAACTTCTGCTGCCATAGCAAAATTATCAATGCTGACATCTGTCCAGCAGGTGAAACATTGTATACAGGACCACCTAAAACTACATGGAAACATAAAATGCAAACTTCACCCTGTTGTCTGTCAGACTATAAACTATGCAAAGTGTTAGTTTGCTTTGTACTAGTTAACTTACCGATGCTACTTGTGTTGCAAAGGTCAGCAGTGTTTCAGCATTTATCTCTGATTTGAAATTTTTCAAGTGATCTTTCAGTGATCCAAATGGCACAAACTCAGACACAAGCATCATTCTTGTTCCAAGACACACACAAAACAGTCGTACTACATACTCATTATCAATGGAGGCCATAGTAACACCTTCCTGCAATTTAATGCATGAGTTGACCAAAGTGACACTTCAAAATAATATCTTACCTGGAGCAATTCTTTTTGACTTGCTGGAGAAGTTTCTTTCAATACTTTAATGGCAACTGTGTATTTATTAATACCTCCTTCTGGTTTCCAGTATCCCTGTATGTAAAAATCTCTATATTATCACAATTCGTCATGTGTGTAAGTGCATGCTGAGTCTATACATTTGGCCAAGTCTATTGTTGCTTTACATGGATGTGGAAGAAGACTTCTCCCCTAATAAAATTCTGGCCTGACACTTTTATAGTATAATGGTGAAAGCCACATAAAACTTATTaaaatgcatgcactgtatCCGCATAAACCTTTATAGTGGTTTTTGATATTCATCAATCAGTAACTCATATACAAAAAGTCACATGGATGTACAATTTAGAATGTTGATGTCATAAAGAATGAAACTGTGTACAAGTTTCATTGACTGCAATGTTTTGTCACCAATCCACAATGGTTTAAATACACGGGTATAAGTCACTTAATGCTTTGATATCCTCAGGGTTGTAGATTATAGTCATGTGGAAGGTTTTTTGGCAATCTGGAAGATAATGGTCCACTGTGGGTCTGTTCAAACAGTGTAGTTTTCAACAAATTACTCAATTAAGATCATTGTGGTCATCTTCACATTTGGATCCTTCAAGTTAGCTAATGGAAATTCTTGCCGATCAAGGACAGTTTTATGACTGAAATCAGGTGAAGAAGACTGTGGAACAAGTAGAGATACAGTACATTCACTGCTTTACTGTTAATATCTAACAGATGTACACAGCTACATCTGCGAAGCATTCCATGATTAAAACCCTTAACCCTTAAAGGGGTATAACCAACTATAGTGGCAATAATATAAACCACAAGCACACAGAAAACTCATGATGTTTGGTTAAATACTGTTTCAACTAGGCCCCAgctgattatgccagcataatttaaagcataataggtgaccaaagtATTAAGCATAATGTTAGCTTAATAGGAACAATATTTGATAAAATGTGCAATACatgcgcctgaaagaaagcaaataatcACTACCAATAGCATTGTTAGTACAtgtcatatttaaaaacatgtaatatgaCTTAACTAACTGGtcctttgttggttattcacactttgcagaaataagatcgagatactctaatagagcagtaacttactctaatacagcagtcagagaacactaatgtactctaataaacagtcatttcaaaagcacaatcttgattttgaaaggcCGGGGCCTAGTTTCAACATTAAAACTGTGGCTTAATTTTCATATGAATTTCATTGATGGCATACAAGTAGACTTAGTAGAGCAATGAACACTTACTACAGGTGTATATGGCTATACCAGTTAGGTACAGTACATATCTGTACATCTATTCTGGAGGAATTCAGCTATGTTATGCAACGACTATCTAGCTgtaacatactttataaacagTTCCAAATGCTCCACTTCCAAGTTCCTCTCTCATCTCTAAAGCAGTTTCTGGTACAGTAATCAGTCTTGCTTGATTAGGAACTGCTTTTGGAGATTGTAATGtctaaagcattaataataactgcttgtgcatatatagtCATCACTTTTTTGTGTGTATAATAT
This portion of the Dysidea avara chromosome 12, odDysAvar1.4, whole genome shotgun sequence genome encodes:
- the LOC136240700 gene encoding receptor tyrosine-protein kinase erbB-2-like, whose protein sequence is MREELGSGAFGTVYKGYWKPEGGINKYTVAIKVLKETSPASQKELLQEGVTMASIDNEYVVRLFCVCLGTRMMLVSEFVPFGSLKDHLKNFKSEINAETLLTFATQVASGMKYLESIRMVHRDLATRNVLVQGPQHVKITDFGLTKILDIGETTFKSAKGKVPVRWLAPESLINRMYTHKSDVWSYGVTVWEILTFGARPYPGIKAHELLGAIYKGVRLEQPQTCSPDMYTVLLKCWTVDSNARPSFTELESTMEHFQNEPTKYVFTVSDAVLQNYDLPESSEETTYEYAYSTENVDTTGYIKPSQLNTAQCQYDTIRDPIPTISNNEDHSNDVREYLELSIK